A single window of Bombus pascuorum chromosome 1, iyBomPasc1.1, whole genome shotgun sequence DNA harbors:
- the LOC132909472 gene encoding nucleosome assembly protein 1-like 1 isoform X2, translating into MTTDPERAGENSEMESVEDEDENKAPELFSKILNRADVLAALQDRTAPGIEQMQNLPAPVKRRIKALKQLQLVTTNIEAKFYEEVHALECAYYKMCAPLYEKRSDIISGVYEPTDEQCVWESDDEEEGLTNDLKTKANLEDDKESKKEESENEDIKGIPDFWLTIFKNVETLADMVQEHDEPILKHLYDIKVIFLESNPMGFVLEFHFEPNEYFSNSVLTKEYHMKCTPEKNDPFSFEGPEIYKCKGCVIDWKKGKNVTVKTIKKNQKHKSRGSIRTVTKTVQNDSFFNFFSPPVVPDDSEAEIDDDTQALLSSDFEIGHYIRERIIPRAVLYYTGEGLEDEDEDYEEEEGDEDDPEEEDEDDEESSPNNAPSDQA; encoded by the exons ATGACAACTGATCCAGAGCGTGCTGGTGAAAATAGTGAAATGGAATCTGTTGAAGATGAAGATGAGAACAAAGCCCCAGAGcttttttccaaaattttaaatagagcTGATGTGTTAGCTGCTCTACAAGATCGCACTGCACCTGGAATAGAg cAAATGCAGAATCTTCCAGCTCCTGTAAAGCGCAGAATTAAAGCTTTGAAACAGTTGCAATTAGTTACGACTAATATTGAAGCAAAATTCTATGAGGAAGTACATGCCTTGGAATGTGCTTATTACAAAATGTGTGCTCCTCTCTATGAAAAGAGGAGTGATATAATATCTGGCGTCTATGAACCAACCGATGAACAATGTGTATGGGAGAGTGATGATGAAGAAGAAGGATTAACTAATGAtttgaaaacaaaagcgaatcTCGAAGATGATAAAGAATCTAAAAAAGAAGA gAGTGAAAATGAAGATATTAAAGGGATCCCAGATTTCTGGttgacaatatttaaaaatgttgaaacatTAGCTGACATGGTTCAGGAACACGATGAACCAATACTCAAACATTTGTATGatattaaagtaatatttcttGAATCTAATCCAATG GGCTTTGTTCTTGAGTTCCATTTCGAGCCAAATGAATACTTTTCTAATTCAGTTTTAACAAAAGAGTACCATATGAAGTGCACCCCTGAAAAAAATGACCCATTTAGTTTTGAAGGACCCGAAATATACAAATGTaag GGTTGTGTGATTGActggaaaaaaggaaaaaacgtTACAgtaaaaactataaaaaagaatCAGAAACATAAATCTCGAGGGTCCATAAGAACTGTAACAAAAACTGTTCAGAACGACTcgtttttcaactttttcagTCCACCAGTTG TGCCAGATGATTCTGAAGCAGAAATAGATGATGACACTCAAGCTTTATTATCCAGTGACTTTGAAATTGGCCATTATATAAGAGAACGTATAATTCCTAGAGCTGTACTGTATTATACAG GAGAAGGCTTagaagacgaagacgaagactacgaggaagaagagggcGATGAGGACGACCCTgaggaagaagatgaagatgaTGAGGAATCTTCTCCGAATAATGCACCATCAG ATCAAGCCTAG
- the LOC132909472 gene encoding nucleosome assembly protein 1-like 1 isoform X1 — protein sequence MTTDPERAGENSEMESVEDEDENKAPELFSKILNRADVLAALQDRTAPGIEQMQNLPAPVKRRIKALKQLQLVTTNIEAKFYEEVHALECAYYKMCAPLYEKRSDIISGVYEPTDEQCVWESDDEEEGLTNDLKTKANLEDDKESKKEESENEDIKGIPDFWLTIFKNVETLADMVQEHDEPILKHLYDIKVIFLESNPMGFVLEFHFEPNEYFSNSVLTKEYHMKCTPEKNDPFSFEGPEIYKCKGCVIDWKKGKNVTVKTIKKNQKHKSRGSIRTVTKTVQNDSFFNFFSPPVVPDDSEAEIDDDTQALLSSDFEIGHYIRERIIPRAVLYYTGEGLEDEDEDYEEEEGDEDDPEEEDEDDEESSPNNAPSGGKQQGTDPNDCKQQ from the exons ATGACAACTGATCCAGAGCGTGCTGGTGAAAATAGTGAAATGGAATCTGTTGAAGATGAAGATGAGAACAAAGCCCCAGAGcttttttccaaaattttaaatagagcTGATGTGTTAGCTGCTCTACAAGATCGCACTGCACCTGGAATAGAg cAAATGCAGAATCTTCCAGCTCCTGTAAAGCGCAGAATTAAAGCTTTGAAACAGTTGCAATTAGTTACGACTAATATTGAAGCAAAATTCTATGAGGAAGTACATGCCTTGGAATGTGCTTATTACAAAATGTGTGCTCCTCTCTATGAAAAGAGGAGTGATATAATATCTGGCGTCTATGAACCAACCGATGAACAATGTGTATGGGAGAGTGATGATGAAGAAGAAGGATTAACTAATGAtttgaaaacaaaagcgaatcTCGAAGATGATAAAGAATCTAAAAAAGAAGA gAGTGAAAATGAAGATATTAAAGGGATCCCAGATTTCTGGttgacaatatttaaaaatgttgaaacatTAGCTGACATGGTTCAGGAACACGATGAACCAATACTCAAACATTTGTATGatattaaagtaatatttcttGAATCTAATCCAATG GGCTTTGTTCTTGAGTTCCATTTCGAGCCAAATGAATACTTTTCTAATTCAGTTTTAACAAAAGAGTACCATATGAAGTGCACCCCTGAAAAAAATGACCCATTTAGTTTTGAAGGACCCGAAATATACAAATGTaag GGTTGTGTGATTGActggaaaaaaggaaaaaacgtTACAgtaaaaactataaaaaagaatCAGAAACATAAATCTCGAGGGTCCATAAGAACTGTAACAAAAACTGTTCAGAACGACTcgtttttcaactttttcagTCCACCAGTTG TGCCAGATGATTCTGAAGCAGAAATAGATGATGACACTCAAGCTTTATTATCCAGTGACTTTGAAATTGGCCATTATATAAGAGAACGTATAATTCCTAGAGCTGTACTGTATTATACAG GAGAAGGCTTagaagacgaagacgaagactacgaggaagaagagggcGATGAGGACGACCCTgaggaagaagatgaagatgaTGAGGAATCTTCTCCGAATAATGCACCATCAGGTGGGAAACAACAGGGAACTGATCCTAATGACTGTAAACAACAGTAG
- the LOC132909472 gene encoding nucleosome assembly protein 1-like 1 isoform X3, producing the protein MQNLPAPVKRRIKALKQLQLVTTNIEAKFYEEVHALECAYYKMCAPLYEKRSDIISGVYEPTDEQCVWESDDEEEGLTNDLKTKANLEDDKESKKEESENEDIKGIPDFWLTIFKNVETLADMVQEHDEPILKHLYDIKVIFLESNPMGFVLEFHFEPNEYFSNSVLTKEYHMKCTPEKNDPFSFEGPEIYKCKGCVIDWKKGKNVTVKTIKKNQKHKSRGSIRTVTKTVQNDSFFNFFSPPVVPDDSEAEIDDDTQALLSSDFEIGHYIRERIIPRAVLYYTGEGLEDEDEDYEEEEGDEDDPEEEDEDDEESSPNNAPSGGKQQGTDPNDCKQQ; encoded by the exons ATGCAGAATCTTCCAGCTCCTGTAAAGCGCAGAATTAAAGCTTTGAAACAGTTGCAATTAGTTACGACTAATATTGAAGCAAAATTCTATGAGGAAGTACATGCCTTGGAATGTGCTTATTACAAAATGTGTGCTCCTCTCTATGAAAAGAGGAGTGATATAATATCTGGCGTCTATGAACCAACCGATGAACAATGTGTATGGGAGAGTGATGATGAAGAAGAAGGATTAACTAATGAtttgaaaacaaaagcgaatcTCGAAGATGATAAAGAATCTAAAAAAGAAGA gAGTGAAAATGAAGATATTAAAGGGATCCCAGATTTCTGGttgacaatatttaaaaatgttgaaacatTAGCTGACATGGTTCAGGAACACGATGAACCAATACTCAAACATTTGTATGatattaaagtaatatttcttGAATCTAATCCAATG GGCTTTGTTCTTGAGTTCCATTTCGAGCCAAATGAATACTTTTCTAATTCAGTTTTAACAAAAGAGTACCATATGAAGTGCACCCCTGAAAAAAATGACCCATTTAGTTTTGAAGGACCCGAAATATACAAATGTaag GGTTGTGTGATTGActggaaaaaaggaaaaaacgtTACAgtaaaaactataaaaaagaatCAGAAACATAAATCTCGAGGGTCCATAAGAACTGTAACAAAAACTGTTCAGAACGACTcgtttttcaactttttcagTCCACCAGTTG TGCCAGATGATTCTGAAGCAGAAATAGATGATGACACTCAAGCTTTATTATCCAGTGACTTTGAAATTGGCCATTATATAAGAGAACGTATAATTCCTAGAGCTGTACTGTATTATACAG GAGAAGGCTTagaagacgaagacgaagactacgaggaagaagagggcGATGAGGACGACCCTgaggaagaagatgaagatgaTGAGGAATCTTCTCCGAATAATGCACCATCAGGTGGGAAACAACAGGGAACTGATCCTAATGACTGTAAACAACAGTAG